One Archangium lipolyticum DNA segment encodes these proteins:
- a CDS encoding ATP-binding protein, giving the protein MPLVPGETRRRSHNWLTPLLDGFLSEHLRRAPPSELLRNRVLVGTSVFALVQTLLYLVSEPFRPAHVPMMAVSLCYATVLVLARRVTSLLLPGTILCVTAAVCLVSTTFISGTLLGGTHATSMLLPVFAVYMVGPRLGLLITAFASICVGLGHPLYRTYFGGDLTPLSPEDFHNAHISAALALMGAWLLGTLHSTSRDAAQAELERTLRSLRESEGKLLSVIESTDDLVCSVDTQKRIITVNAALRRTYLAHYGHELLCGQDFFANMSPGFHERWSPRLDKALSGEHVRLEDEYEVRDGVLVLDVSLSPIVGAEGRVTGLTLSARDVTERKAAEARLRDMHRTLVDVSRQAGMAEVATGVLHNVGNTLNSVNTSVGLMKDQLRSSRMSGLVKAAELLREHAQELGTFLTADPRGQRLPSYLIAVTKEMEKERETLLREVSDLSESVDHIKSIVCMQQKHARAAGVVERLPVPQLIEEALRLQAGSFESEGIRIERDYADVPPILVDRHKLLQILINLLSNARHALLESSTPDKRLVIHVRLDARERWLLIEVTDTGVGIAPEHLPRLFSQGFTTRETGHGFGLHSSALAATEMNGRLSCTSAGRGLGATFTLGLPVEESPEGRLSGGRPRGR; this is encoded by the coding sequence ATGCCGCTGGTGCCAGGCGAGACACGGCGGAGGTCGCATAACTGGCTCACGCCGCTGCTGGACGGATTCCTCTCGGAGCACCTGCGCCGGGCTCCTCCCTCCGAGCTCCTGCGCAACCGGGTGCTGGTCGGCACCAGCGTGTTCGCCCTGGTGCAGACGTTGCTGTACCTGGTCTCCGAACCCTTCAGGCCCGCCCACGTGCCCATGATGGCCGTGAGCCTGTGCTACGCGACCGTGCTCGTGCTGGCGCGCAGGGTCACCTCGCTCCTCCTTCCGGGGACGATCCTGTGCGTGACCGCGGCGGTGTGCCTGGTGTCCACCACGTTCATCAGCGGCACCCTTCTGGGGGGCACCCACGCCACGAGCATGCTGCTCCCCGTCTTCGCGGTGTACATGGTGGGCCCGCGCCTGGGGCTCCTCATCACCGCCTTCGCCTCCATCTGCGTGGGGCTTGGCCACCCCCTCTACCGCACGTACTTCGGCGGCGACCTCACGCCCCTCTCTCCGGAGGATTTCCACAACGCGCACATCTCCGCGGCCCTCGCCCTCATGGGAGCGTGGCTGCTGGGGACGCTGCACAGCACCTCGCGCGATGCGGCGCAGGCGGAGCTCGAGCGGACGTTGAGGAGCCTGCGTGAGAGCGAGGGCAAGCTGCTCAGCGTCATCGAGAGCACCGATGACCTGGTCTGCTCGGTCGACACCCAGAAGCGCATCATCACCGTCAACGCGGCGTTGCGGCGGACCTACCTCGCCCATTACGGCCACGAGCTGCTCTGCGGGCAGGACTTCTTCGCCAACATGTCGCCGGGGTTCCATGAGCGCTGGTCCCCGCGGCTGGACAAGGCACTCAGCGGGGAACACGTGCGGCTCGAGGATGAATACGAGGTGCGGGACGGAGTCCTCGTGTTGGATGTCTCGCTCAGTCCCATCGTGGGCGCGGAGGGGAGGGTGACGGGCCTGACCCTCTCCGCGCGGGACGTCACGGAGCGCAAGGCGGCCGAGGCCCGGCTGCGCGACATGCACCGCACCCTGGTGGATGTGTCCCGCCAGGCGGGCATGGCGGAGGTCGCCACGGGCGTGCTGCACAACGTGGGCAACACGCTCAACAGCGTCAACACCTCGGTCGGCTTGATGAAGGATCAGCTCCGCTCCTCGCGGATGTCCGGCCTGGTCAAGGCCGCCGAGCTGCTGCGCGAGCACGCCCAGGAGCTGGGAACCTTCCTCACCGCGGATCCTCGCGGGCAGCGGCTCCCGAGCTACCTCATCGCCGTGACGAAGGAGATGGAGAAGGAGCGTGAGACGCTGCTACGGGAGGTGAGCGATCTGAGCGAGAGCGTCGATCACATCAAGTCCATCGTGTGCATGCAGCAGAAGCACGCGCGCGCCGCCGGGGTGGTGGAGCGGCTGCCGGTGCCTCAGCTCATCGAGGAGGCCCTGCGCCTTCAGGCTGGCTCGTTCGAGAGCGAGGGCATCCGCATCGAGCGGGACTATGCCGACGTCCCTCCCATCCTCGTGGACCGGCACAAGCTGTTGCAGATCCTCATCAACCTGCTGAGCAACGCGCGGCATGCGCTGCTGGAGAGCAGCACCCCGGACAAGCGCCTGGTCATCCATGTCCGGCTGGATGCCAGGGAAAGGTGGTTGCTCATCGAGGTGACCGACACGGGGGTGGGCATCGCGCCGGAGCACCTGCCGCGCCTCTTCTCCCAGGGGTTCACGACCCGGGAGACCGGGCATGGCTTCGGGCTGCACAGCAGCGCGTTGGCGGCCACGGAGATGAACGGGCGCCTGTCCTGCACGAGCGCGGGACGGGGCCTGGGTGCCACCTTCACGCTCGGGCTACCGGTGGAAGAGTCCCCCGAGGGGAGGCTCAGCGGCGGACGGCCTCGAGGTAGATGA
- a CDS encoding class I SAM-dependent methyltransferase yields the protein MQALVREEGVEWGTQEVGSGLDQACDALAGGETRKGMQLLFSTLGHARSVLDGEDWKQFCRDCLTHPLRELVHQDPIARRSFARPRGYAGDAVLLDLMYQTEMPERARASKLGQELCQFMYEQPSAVSLRGRRDLLARRINDLAEEVPDARVLSLACGHLREAHLSQAVRERRLGRFLAVDQDPKSLAVVQRELVPLGIEAVPGSVKAVLRGQLAFSDLDFIYAAGLYDYLPQPIAIRLTRTLFSMLRPGGKLLLANYIDATFDSGCKAYMEAFMDWWLIYREEHEVREWLQDIPRSELATHRLFRDDVGNLIYLEAVRR from the coding sequence ATGCAAGCGTTAGTCCGAGAGGAAGGCGTGGAGTGGGGAACACAGGAGGTGGGCTCGGGGCTGGACCAGGCCTGTGACGCGCTCGCCGGGGGCGAGACCCGGAAGGGAATGCAGCTCCTGTTCTCCACGCTGGGACATGCGCGCTCCGTGCTGGATGGCGAGGACTGGAAACAGTTCTGCCGCGACTGCCTCACCCACCCGCTCCGGGAGCTCGTGCATCAGGATCCCATCGCCCGCCGGAGCTTCGCGAGACCGCGAGGCTACGCGGGAGACGCGGTGCTGCTCGATCTCATGTACCAGACCGAGATGCCGGAGCGGGCCCGCGCCTCGAAGCTGGGACAGGAGCTCTGCCAGTTCATGTACGAGCAGCCGAGTGCCGTCAGCCTCCGCGGGCGGAGGGATCTGCTGGCCCGGCGGATCAACGATCTCGCGGAGGAGGTACCGGATGCACGCGTCCTCTCACTGGCCTGCGGACACCTGAGGGAGGCCCATCTCTCCCAGGCCGTGCGGGAGCGGCGGCTCGGCCGGTTCCTGGCGGTCGACCAGGACCCGAAGAGCCTGGCGGTGGTCCAGCGGGAGCTGGTGCCGCTCGGCATCGAGGCCGTCCCCGGCTCCGTCAAGGCCGTGCTGAGAGGACAGCTGGCATTCTCCGACCTGGACTTCATCTACGCGGCGGGGCTCTACGACTACCTGCCCCAGCCCATCGCCATCCGGCTGACCCGGACGCTCTTCTCGATGCTGCGCCCCGGTGGGAAGCTGCTGCTCGCCAACTACATCGACGCCACCTTCGACTCCGGATGCAAGGCCTACATGGAAGCCTTCATGGACTGGTGGCTCATCTACCGGGAGGAGCACGAAGTGCGGGAGTGGCTCCAGGACATCCCCCGGAGCGAGCTGGCCACCCACCGGCTCTTCCGGGACGATGTCGGCAACCTCATCTACCTCGAGGCCGTCCGCCGCTGA
- a CDS encoding PAS domain S-box protein: MEPGQLALLMLAQGEDGAVSGLDARGRIQLWSRSAQELTGHVVADVVGEHFSALYVPDAREQAERALRRAAQEGRSEEVGWRVRRDGTRFRARQLLTALHDPEGRLVGFACALRRMESRGEQEERQLSHEQAARARAEAILEQLADAFIVVDPEQRLTYVNGRATEVLRCPREQLLGQRLDELLPSDEPGGLVQATRQLLSGQPAVDCELDLAGTWFACHLSTSSEGVSIYLRDVTERKKAEQVQSRLTTIIEATPDMVGIADAQGRGLYLNRAGRRMVGLSETDDASLWRLASSHSPKAAWRLLTEGVSTAVREGAWTGETVLRTPDGREMPISQVLLAHRDANGRLEMLSTIMRDISDRKRAEESQQFLSDASRVLVAALEYEATLQSLARLIVPRLADCCLVAMLEGDELRRVAMAHKDPAQEPLLAYLERLPVRPDAAVGVQAVVRTGKPELVPEVTDAFLWATTDNDDYYAILQQLGWRSTLTIPLVARGRTLGAFILAYTNSGRRYGPAELVLAEALAARAALAIDNARLYRASQRATAARDEVLAIVSHDLRNPLNVISLAASRLQRPHSVDDAEVWRKQLEVIRRSADRAVHLIQDLLDATKVDAGRFTVEQRQEDVGGLLDEAVELHRPLAEARSLRLERQVEDGLPPVMADRGRVLQVFSNLIGNALRFTPAGGSITLEARREDQSVRISVVDTGPGIPAEYLPHLFERFWQAKEGAREGAGLGLPIARGIVEAHGGRIDVTSTPGQGSTFSFTLPLAEPI, translated from the coding sequence GTGGAGCCAGGGCAACTGGCCCTGCTGATGCTGGCGCAAGGCGAGGATGGCGCCGTGTCGGGCCTGGATGCCCGGGGCCGCATCCAGTTGTGGAGCCGGAGCGCCCAGGAGCTCACCGGACATGTGGTGGCGGATGTGGTGGGCGAGCACTTCTCGGCCCTCTACGTGCCGGACGCTCGGGAGCAGGCGGAGCGGGCGCTGCGGCGCGCCGCCCAGGAGGGACGCAGCGAGGAGGTGGGCTGGCGGGTGAGGCGGGACGGCACCCGCTTCCGGGCCCGGCAGCTGCTCACCGCCCTCCATGATCCGGAGGGCCGGCTGGTCGGCTTCGCCTGTGCCCTGCGGCGCATGGAGTCCCGGGGCGAGCAGGAGGAGCGGCAGCTCAGCCACGAGCAGGCCGCGCGCGCAAGGGCCGAGGCCATCCTGGAGCAGCTCGCCGATGCCTTCATCGTCGTGGATCCGGAGCAGCGGCTCACCTACGTCAACGGCCGCGCGACGGAGGTGCTGCGGTGCCCGCGCGAGCAGCTGCTCGGCCAGCGGCTGGACGAGTTGCTCCCCTCGGACGAGCCGGGAGGGCTGGTGCAGGCCACCCGCCAGCTCCTTTCCGGGCAGCCCGCCGTCGACTGCGAGCTGGACCTGGCGGGCACCTGGTTCGCCTGTCACCTCAGCACCTCGAGCGAGGGCGTCTCCATCTACCTGCGAGACGTGACGGAGCGGAAGAAGGCGGAGCAGGTGCAGAGCCGCCTGACGACCATCATCGAGGCCACCCCGGACATGGTGGGGATCGCCGACGCGCAGGGCCGGGGCCTCTACCTCAACCGCGCGGGCCGGCGCATGGTGGGGCTGAGCGAGACGGACGACGCCAGCCTCTGGCGCCTCGCCTCCTCCCACTCGCCCAAGGCCGCCTGGCGCCTGCTCACCGAGGGGGTGTCCACCGCGGTGCGCGAGGGCGCATGGACGGGAGAGACGGTCCTGCGCACCCCGGACGGCCGGGAGATGCCCATCTCCCAGGTGCTGCTGGCACACCGGGACGCGAACGGCCGGCTGGAGATGCTCTCCACCATCATGCGGGACATCTCGGACCGCAAGCGCGCCGAGGAGTCACAGCAGTTCCTCTCCGACGCCAGCCGGGTGCTGGTGGCCGCGCTGGAGTACGAGGCCACGCTCCAGAGCCTGGCCCGGCTCATCGTCCCCCGCCTGGCCGACTGCTGCCTGGTGGCGATGCTCGAGGGCGACGAGCTGCGCCGCGTCGCCATGGCCCACAAGGATCCGGCCCAGGAGCCGCTGCTGGCCTATCTCGAGCGGCTGCCGGTGCGGCCGGACGCGGCGGTGGGCGTGCAGGCCGTGGTGCGCACCGGCAAGCCGGAGCTCGTCCCCGAGGTCACCGATGCGTTCCTCTGGGCGACGACCGACAACGACGACTACTACGCCATCCTCCAGCAGCTCGGCTGGCGCTCGACGCTGACCATCCCGCTCGTCGCGCGCGGGCGGACGCTCGGGGCCTTCATCCTCGCCTACACGAACTCGGGCCGGCGCTACGGACCCGCGGAGCTCGTGCTGGCGGAGGCACTCGCGGCCCGCGCCGCCCTGGCCATCGACAACGCCCGGCTCTACCGGGCGTCCCAGCGGGCCACCGCGGCCCGGGACGAAGTGCTGGCCATCGTCTCGCACGACCTGCGCAACCCGCTCAACGTCATCTCCCTGGCGGCGAGCCGCCTCCAGCGGCCCCATTCCGTCGATGACGCGGAGGTGTGGCGCAAGCAGCTCGAGGTCATCCGCCGCTCGGCGGACCGGGCCGTCCACCTCATCCAGGACCTGCTCGACGCGACGAAGGTGGACGCGGGGCGGTTCACGGTGGAGCAGCGGCAGGAAGACGTCGGGGGTCTGCTGGACGAGGCCGTGGAGCTGCACCGGCCCCTGGCCGAGGCCCGCTCGCTCCGGTTGGAGCGTCAGGTGGAGGACGGACTTCCTCCGGTGATGGCGGACCGTGGCCGGGTGTTGCAGGTGTTCTCCAACCTCATCGGCAACGCCCTGCGCTTCACCCCCGCGGGGGGCAGCATCACCCTCGAGGCCAGGCGCGAGGACCAGTCGGTACGCATCTCCGTCGTCGACACGGGGCCGGGAATTCCCGCGGAGTACCTGCCCCACCTCTTCGAGCGCTTCTGGCAGGCGAAGGAGGGAGCGCGGGAGGGAGCGGGGCTGGGACTCCCCATCGCCCGCGGAATCGTCGAGGCCCATGGCGGGCGCATCGACGTGACGAGCACTCCAGGGCAAGGCAGCACCTTCTCCTTCACCCTGCCGCTCGCGGAGCCGATTTGA
- a CDS encoding OmpA family protein, with product MRRISMVAGLALAVAVLAGCPPTYPNCKSDETCQERGEVCVNGTCQECSVDANCKEGFACQGNKCVPKGPECSRDEQCQGGQICEAGKCSAPQCSATTPCQAPQECQKGRCALPPGACVSSTDCAEGQECQGNKCVAAAAQAAECNWEPLRFGFNEASLTSEDQTRLSELAQCIKSTGVKGTIQLAGHADERGTEEYNLQLSQKRAASVKKYLVDLGLPAGSLRTVGYGENRPAAQGSDEESWATNRRVEFVR from the coding sequence ATGCGTCGGATTTCGATGGTCGCGGGGCTTGCCCTCGCCGTGGCGGTGCTGGCCGGTTGTCCGCCGACGTACCCCAACTGCAAGAGCGACGAGACCTGCCAGGAGCGGGGCGAGGTGTGTGTCAATGGCACCTGCCAGGAGTGCTCCGTCGACGCGAACTGCAAGGAGGGCTTCGCGTGCCAGGGCAACAAGTGCGTGCCCAAGGGCCCCGAGTGCTCGCGTGACGAGCAGTGCCAGGGTGGGCAGATCTGCGAGGCCGGCAAGTGCTCGGCGCCGCAGTGCAGCGCCACCACCCCGTGCCAGGCTCCCCAGGAGTGCCAGAAGGGCCGCTGCGCGCTGCCCCCCGGCGCCTGCGTGTCCAGCACGGACTGCGCCGAGGGCCAGGAGTGCCAGGGCAACAAGTGCGTGGCCGCCGCCGCCCAGGCCGCCGAGTGCAACTGGGAGCCGCTGCGCTTCGGCTTCAACGAGGCCTCCCTCACCTCCGAGGACCAGACGCGGCTGAGCGAGCTGGCCCAGTGCATCAAGAGCACCGGCGTGAAGGGCACCATCCAGCTCGCCGGGCATGCGGACGAGCGTGGCACCGAGGAGTACAACCTCCAGCTGTCCCAGAAGCGCGCCGCCTCGGTGAAGAAGTACCTGGTGGACCTGGGCCTGCCGGCCGGCTCTCTGAGGACGGTGGGCTACGGCGAGAACCGCCCGGCCGCGCAGGGCTCCGACGAGGAGTCCTGGGCAACCAACCGTCGCGTCGAGTTCGTGCGCTAG
- a CDS encoding chemotaxis protein CheW, translating into MASTETETTRQSYLVFACGSSWYAVPAECAAEVVSFPELTRVPGAPGYLLGVFAHRGEVIPVVDMGMLVSGESEPTRRAVLVRLGRGTLALTASRVAGVSQVDGRLEPLGANGVHLHLRGPARSAQRDVAVIDPEGLFDHLSQGG; encoded by the coding sequence ATGGCCTCGACCGAGACCGAGACGACGCGACAGTCCTACCTCGTGTTTGCCTGTGGCAGCAGCTGGTACGCCGTGCCCGCTGAGTGCGCGGCGGAAGTCGTCAGCTTCCCCGAGCTGACGCGGGTGCCCGGTGCTCCCGGGTACCTGCTGGGAGTCTTCGCCCACCGCGGGGAGGTCATCCCCGTGGTGGACATGGGGATGCTGGTGTCCGGGGAGAGCGAGCCCACCCGCCGCGCCGTGCTGGTGCGGCTGGGGCGCGGCACGCTGGCCCTCACCGCCAGCCGGGTGGCCGGTGTGTCCCAGGTGGACGGCCGCCTGGAGCCCCTGGGCGCCAACGGGGTGCACCTGCACCTGCGCGGGCCCGCCCGCAGCGCCCAGCGCGACGTGGCGGTCATCGACCCCGAGGGTCTCTTCGATCACCTCAGCCAGGGAGGCTGA
- a CDS encoding RING finger protein, producing MVAGSRITGMLLCRAGADRVAFRAHEVATIESPSTFGGLTGSACQGFGQHAGAERILVAATGESVGVDALEIDSEPLVLLPAPGVLCRVAGGSLRGFVQAHGMLWPLMSLAEFGRYLAPSTREAA from the coding sequence ATGGTCGCGGGCAGCCGTATCACGGGCATGCTCCTGTGCCGCGCGGGCGCCGATCGGGTGGCCTTCCGCGCGCACGAGGTGGCCACCATCGAGTCCCCCAGCACCTTTGGAGGGCTCACCGGCTCGGCGTGCCAGGGCTTCGGCCAGCATGCCGGTGCCGAGCGCATCCTCGTGGCCGCCACGGGTGAGTCGGTGGGCGTGGACGCGTTGGAGATCGACTCCGAGCCGCTCGTCCTGCTGCCGGCTCCCGGGGTGTTGTGCCGGGTGGCGGGTGGCAGCCTGCGTGGGTTCGTCCAGGCGCACGGCATGTTGTGGCCGCTGATGTCGTTGGCGGAGTTCGGGCGTTACCTCGCGCCCTCCACCCGGGAGGCGGCGTGA
- a CDS encoding methyl-accepting chemotaxis protein, which translates to MSASRGLEGLSVWTTQPSLLGSTVGLVLALLYGRLTDSLPAGSGWLFLGLMLSVLALNTALALAQERHALRVLRAVEQGRLTPIPENLRRALQEVRRIPGRCFWFTLQGWLGGALLLAVTFTPLANAHWTMGLRIGMVGLSLGPLSGMLVYLMVVRRSRRAAERIAEQGLSPQEIIAALPTEKLRLRRRLVLFTAMAVLSPSVFILDVSVTRTVHTFDQILESKDPKVQQAVVERARQYTRLPLGLLAGLVVVLVVGTAYVAGTALAEPLRALSEDATRIAQGEVRTPRFIPAEDEVWAVSGAFTRMQAQLAQALVQLQRAGLQISSTTEQLVATSADQESGAGEQAISLNETRATTEELARSAQQIAVNAESVSAMAETTFGAAQSGQRSAAAFLAAMHRMKGDNQAIADAVVRLNKRVQQIGKVVEFINEIADKSDLLALNAELEGTKAGEPGRGFSLVAAEMRRLAENVLSSTLAIERLIDEIRDATQAAVMATEAGLKTTERGAALAAQVDQSLGLILELARQTSHAVRSISLATQQQQTGTDQLAAAMGDILRVTEENAEATQQMVAANTDLSSLARDLKSTVQRFRVAEREG; encoded by the coding sequence GTGAGCGCATCGCGAGGGCTCGAGGGGCTGTCGGTCTGGACCACGCAGCCGTCCCTGCTGGGCAGTACGGTGGGGCTGGTGCTGGCCCTGCTGTATGGACGGCTCACCGACTCGTTGCCCGCGGGCAGCGGCTGGCTCTTCCTCGGGCTGATGTTGTCGGTGCTGGCGCTGAACACCGCCCTGGCCCTCGCCCAGGAGCGGCACGCGCTGCGCGTGCTGCGGGCGGTGGAGCAGGGGCGTCTGACGCCCATCCCGGAGAACCTGCGCCGGGCCCTCCAGGAGGTGCGCCGCATCCCCGGGCGCTGCTTCTGGTTCACCCTTCAGGGCTGGTTGGGGGGCGCGCTGCTGCTGGCGGTGACGTTCACTCCCCTGGCGAACGCGCACTGGACCATGGGCCTGCGCATCGGGATGGTGGGGCTGTCGCTCGGCCCGCTGTCCGGAATGCTCGTGTATCTGATGGTGGTGCGCCGCAGCCGCCGCGCCGCCGAGCGCATCGCCGAGCAGGGCCTGTCCCCTCAGGAGATCATCGCCGCCCTCCCCACCGAGAAGCTGCGGCTGCGGCGGCGGCTGGTGCTCTTCACCGCCATGGCGGTGCTCAGCCCGTCCGTCTTCATCCTCGACGTGTCCGTGACGCGCACGGTGCACACCTTCGATCAGATCCTCGAGTCGAAGGATCCGAAGGTGCAGCAGGCGGTGGTGGAGCGGGCGCGCCAGTACACCCGGCTGCCGCTGGGGTTGCTCGCGGGCCTGGTGGTGGTGCTGGTGGTGGGCACGGCGTACGTGGCCGGCACCGCGCTGGCCGAGCCCCTGCGGGCCCTCTCCGAGGACGCCACCCGCATCGCCCAGGGCGAGGTGCGCACCCCGCGCTTCATCCCCGCCGAGGACGAGGTGTGGGCGGTGTCCGGCGCCTTCACCCGCATGCAGGCGCAGCTGGCCCAGGCGCTGGTGCAGTTGCAGCGCGCGGGACTGCAGATCTCCTCCACCACGGAGCAGCTGGTGGCCACGTCGGCGGACCAGGAGTCCGGGGCGGGTGAGCAGGCCATCTCGCTCAACGAGACGCGCGCCACCACGGAGGAGCTGGCGCGCTCGGCCCAGCAGATCGCCGTCAACGCCGAGTCGGTGTCGGCCATGGCGGAGACGACCTTCGGGGCGGCCCAGAGCGGGCAGCGCAGCGCGGCGGCCTTCCTCGCGGCCATGCACCGCATGAAGGGTGACAACCAGGCCATCGCCGACGCGGTGGTGCGGCTCAACAAGCGGGTGCAGCAGATCGGCAAGGTGGTGGAGTTCATCAACGAGATCGCCGACAAGTCGGACCTGCTGGCGCTCAACGCCGAGCTGGAGGGCACCAAGGCGGGCGAGCCGGGCCGGGGCTTCTCGCTGGTGGCCGCGGAGATGCGCCGGCTGGCGGAGAACGTGCTGTCCTCCACGCTGGCCATCGAGCGGCTCATCGACGAAATCCGCGACGCCACCCAGGCGGCGGTGATGGCGACGGAGGCGGGCCTGAAGACGACGGAGCGCGGCGCGGCGCTGGCGGCGCAGGTGGATCAGAGCCTGGGCCTCATCCTCGAGCTGGCGCGGCAGACGTCGCACGCGGTGCGCTCCATCTCCCTGGCCACCCAGCAGCAGCAGACGGGGACGGATCAGCTGGCCGCGGCCATGGGCGACATCCTGCGCGTCACCGAGGAGAACGCCGAGGCCACCCAGCAGATGGTGGCCGCCAACACGGATCTGTCCTCGCTGGCCAGGGACTTGAAGTCCACGGTGCAGCGCTTCCGCGTGGCGGAGAGGGAGGGGTGA
- a CDS encoding methyl-accepting chemotaxis protein produces the protein MVSPRFLRHRRPFSRQLLMAALYANFTTAALSGRYAHLILGEELGDCFPLFFQLAGGFSLFSMGVAVVLCLRRLRVLRSVEVARGPCEPERLGQALLELHRLADFAFCATLVVWLLSSVFINLGMWVAGTPMDLGRMVRIGWPGLLFGPLSALLTYCILTLRVRQVALELGPLGLTPELAISVAPRRSQIRLRLVVFTAIVVVTPALLIWDVSSALAGRAFEQVLTEVQPDRQAALVDQLRTKALLSGGMLCVLIFGVALAAAYLGGTLLGRPMRQLGEEAHRIAEGDLSRQRFIPAEDEVWSVSAAFSTMRAHLGDVLAQLRRAGTRIGSTTEEILSTSARYEAGAAEQASSLDETSATTEELARSARQIAENAGSVAEIAHKTLAAAKGGQASAEAFLETMNRMRHDNQAIAAAVARLNKRVQQIGKIVEFINGVADKSDLLALNAELEGTKAGEVGQGFSLVAAEMRRLAENVIESTKEIEGLIEEVRDASGGAVLATEGGVRATETGTSLAQQVSESLRQIVELAGRTSDAVRAISLATQQQQGGTDLLAEAMADILRITQQSHNATKQVISANGDLSSLARDLRGVVERFQIDPGATPGGKV, from the coding sequence ATGGTGAGCCCGCGCTTCCTCCGGCACCGGCGTCCCTTCAGCCGCCAGCTGTTGATGGCGGCGCTCTACGCCAACTTCACCACCGCCGCCCTCAGCGGGCGCTACGCACATCTCATCCTCGGCGAGGAGCTGGGCGACTGCTTCCCGCTGTTCTTCCAGCTGGCGGGGGGGTTCTCCCTCTTCTCCATGGGGGTGGCGGTGGTCCTCTGCCTCCGCCGGCTGCGCGTGCTGCGGAGCGTGGAGGTGGCCCGGGGGCCGTGTGAGCCGGAGCGGCTCGGACAGGCGCTGCTGGAGCTCCACCGCCTCGCGGACTTCGCCTTCTGCGCCACGCTCGTGGTGTGGCTGCTCTCCTCCGTCTTCATCAACCTGGGGATGTGGGTGGCGGGCACGCCCATGGACCTGGGCCGGATGGTGCGCATCGGTTGGCCGGGGCTGCTCTTCGGTCCTCTCTCCGCGCTGCTGACCTACTGCATCCTCACCCTGCGGGTAAGGCAGGTGGCGTTGGAGCTGGGGCCCCTGGGGCTGACGCCCGAGCTGGCCATCTCCGTGGCGCCCCGGCGCTCGCAGATCCGCCTGAGGCTCGTCGTCTTCACCGCCATCGTCGTGGTGACGCCCGCGCTGCTCATCTGGGACGTGTCCTCGGCGCTGGCCGGCCGGGCGTTCGAGCAGGTGCTGACGGAGGTCCAACCGGATCGGCAGGCGGCGCTGGTCGATCAGCTGCGCACCAAGGCCCTGCTGTCCGGTGGGATGCTCTGCGTGCTCATCTTCGGGGTGGCGCTGGCCGCGGCCTATCTCGGGGGCACGTTGCTCGGCCGCCCCATGCGTCAGCTGGGTGAGGAGGCCCACCGCATCGCCGAGGGGGACCTCAGCCGCCAGCGGTTCATCCCCGCCGAGGACGAGGTGTGGTCCGTCTCCGCCGCCTTCTCCACCATGCGGGCCCACCTGGGGGACGTGCTGGCGCAGCTGCGGCGTGCCGGCACCCGCATCGGCTCCACCACGGAGGAGATCCTCTCCACCTCCGCGCGCTACGAGGCCGGTGCCGCCGAGCAGGCCAGCTCGCTGGACGAGACGAGCGCCACCACCGAGGAGCTGGCGCGCTCGGCGCGGCAGATCGCCGAGAACGCCGGCTCGGTGGCGGAGATCGCCCACAAGACGCTCGCGGCGGCCAAGGGGGGCCAGGCCAGCGCCGAGGCCTTCCTGGAGACGATGAACCGCATGCGCCACGACAACCAGGCCATCGCCGCGGCGGTGGCCCGGTTGAACAAGCGGGTGCAGCAGATCGGGAAGATCGTCGAGTTCATCAACGGGGTGGCCGACAAGTCGGACCTGCTGGCGCTCAACGCGGAGTTGGAGGGCACGAAGGCGGGCGAGGTGGGGCAGGGCTTCTCGCTGGTGGCGGCGGAGATGCGCCGGCTGGCGGAGAACGTCATCGAGTCCACCAAGGAGATCGAAGGCCTCATCGAGGAGGTGCGCGACGCGTCGGGCGGTGCGGTGCTGGCCACCGAGGGGGGCGTGCGCGCCACGGAGACGGGCACCTCGCTGGCGCAGCAGGTCTCCGAGTCGCTGCGGCAGATCGTCGAGCTGGCCGGGCGCACCTCGGACGCGGTGCGGGCCATCTCGCTGGCCACCCAGCAGCAGCAGGGCGGAACGGATCTGCTGGCCGAGGCCATGGCGGACATCCTCCGCATCACCCAGCAGAGCCACAACGCCACCAAGCAGGTCATCAGCGCCAATGGAGACCTCTCCTCGCTAGCGCGTGACTTGAGGGGCGTGGTGGAGCGCTTCCAGATCGATCCGGGTGCCACGCCAGGGGGCAAGGTGTGA